One genomic window of Oncorhynchus kisutch isolate 150728-3 linkage group LG26, Okis_V2, whole genome shotgun sequence includes the following:
- the uchl3 gene encoding ubiquitin carboxyl-terminal hydrolase isozyme L3 has product MDGQRWLPLEANPDVMNQFLRQLGLLPTWQFGDVYGMDPELLSMVPRPVCAVLLLFPVTEKYESFRLEEEAKIKAQGQDVSPDVYFMKQTIGNACGTIGLIHAVANNQEHLEFETDSPLKMFLVQSTKLSPENKATFLEKDESIRVTHESSAQEGQTEAPSLDEKVDLHFIAFVNVGGHLYELDGRKPFPIAHGKTSEVRFLEDATEVCKTFMARDPQELRFTVVALSKA; this is encoded by the exons ATGGACGGCCAGCGCTGGTTGCCACTGGAAGCCAACCCAGAT GTGATGAACCAA TTTCTGCGACAGTTGGGTTTGCTGCCGACCTGGCAGTTTGGCGACGTGTATGGTATGGACCCAGAGCTTTTGAGCATGGTGCCCAGGCCTGTGTGTGCTGTCCTGCTGCTCTTCCCTGTCACAGAGAAG TATGAGTCTTTCAGGCTAGAGGAGGAGGCCAAGATCAAGGCCCAGGGCCAGGATGTCTCCCCAGATGTCTACTTCATGAAGCAGACAATCGGCAACGCCTGTGGAACAATAGGCTTAATTCACGCTGTAGCCAACAACCAGGAACATCTGGAATTTG AGACTGACTCTCCACTGAAGATGTTCCTGGTTCAGTCCACTAAACTGAGCCCAGAGAACAAGGCCACCTTCCTGGAGAAAGATGAG AGCATCCGTGTTACACATGAATCTAGTGCACAGGAAGGACAGACCGAG GCACCAAGCTTGGATGAAAAAGTGGACTTGCATTTCATTGCCTTTGTGAATGTTGGGGGACATTTATATGAACTGG ATGGCCGCAAGCCTTTCCCCATTGCCCATGGGAAAACATCAGAAGTCCGCTTTCTTGAG GATGCAACAGAGGTGTGTAAGACATTCATGGCTCGGGACCCCCAGGAGCTTCGCTTCACAGTGGTGGCCCTGTCCAAGGCATGA